A window of Fusobacterium sp. IOR10 genomic DNA:
TTGCCTTTTCAATATTTACATATGCCTTAACTTGTTCTAATTCCTTTATAACAGTAACCTCTGTATTTAACTCATCTAAATTAAATCTCAAAAATACAGAAAGATCTAAAATTATTTTTCTAGCTCTTTCAGGATTCATTCTAACAAAGGAAGAAATTGTATTTAAAGCATTGAATAAAAAATGCGGATTTATTTGAGTTTGTAACATTTTTAAATTTGCATCCTTTGCCATGGCTTCTAGTTTTTCTATTTTAGATAGTTCTAGCTGAGTTGAAATAAGTTGAGAAAGACCTAGCACCAATAACCTATTACTTTCTGTAATCCCTTCAAACTTATCAAAATAAATTTTTATAGTACCTGAAACCTTTTTTCCCCTATGAAGAGGAGCTATTATACAAGATTTAACATCTCCATTAACACATAGAAATTCATTTTTATTGAAAATTCTATTGGAAATAAAAAGTCTATCACTTTCCATAACCTTCTTTACAACATCACTTTTTATTTCTGAATGTTCTATTCTATAGGAATCATTATAACAATAGCTTGATATTATTTCTTTTTTATTAGATAAAATAACCGTCTTTGCTCCTAGGCTCTCCATAATTATTTTACAAACCTCATTTAAGTTGTTTCCCTTCATAAAATACGGCAAGGTTTTATTAGCTATTTCCAAGGACAACATTGCTTGTTTCCCTGCTAATGACTCCCTTTCATCTATAATATTTTTTATAATATAAATCACTATTGGAATTCCTAGGGAGTTGGATAATATCATTGGAAAATATATTTTTTCAACTATTTCCTTTGCAACTGCCTGGTCCTTTGCTAAAACCAAAATAAGAAACATACTTAAATTTTCAACTATAAATCCATTTAAAAATCCATAAAAATATATATTCTTTTCGTTTTTGTACTTATATATATAAGCTGAAAGAAAGCCTCCAAAAATAGTAGAAATTGTACAAGCTAAACTTGTAACCTCCCCTGCATTTATAAAATATCTATGGGTCCCTGCTATTATCCCTGAAATTATCCCAACTGTTGGAGAAATTAATATACCTCCAACTATTACTCCTATGTTTCTTGTGTTGGCAATGGCACCTTTATAATCTACCCCTGAATAAGTCCCTAATATTGCCAGACATCCAAAAAATAAAGACAAAAATATTATCTCTTTTTTTTTGTATTTTTCCTTTGAAAACAAAGATCTAGACTTTGTAAATCTTGCAAAAAAAAATGAGATAACTATTATATATCCTAAATTGTTTACCAACGCCCTACCTAAATTAAACATTCCTTC
This region includes:
- a CDS encoding LytS/YhcK type 5TM receptor domain-containing protein, with amino-acid sequence MFNLGRALVNNLGYIIVISFFFARFTKSRSLFSKEKYKKKEIIFLSLFFGCLAILGTYSGVDYKGAIANTRNIGVIVGGILISPTVGIISGIIAGTHRYFINAGEVTSLACTISTIFGGFLSAYIYKYKNEKNIYFYGFLNGFIVENLSMFLILVLAKDQAVAKEIVEKIYFPMILSNSLGIPIVIYIIKNIIDERESLAGKQAMLSLEIANKTLPYFMKGNNLNEVCKIIMESLGAKTVILSNKKEIISSYCYNDSYRIEHSEIKSDVVKKVMESDRLFISNRIFNKNEFLCVNGDVKSCIIAPLHRGKKVSGTIKIYFDKFEGITESNRLLVLGLSQLISTQLELSKIEKLEAMAKDANLKMLQTQINPHFLFNALNTISSFVRMNPERARKIILDLSVFLRFNLDELNTEVTVIKELEQVKAYVNIEKARFGNKINIEYNIDKASFNLKIPSLIIQPLVENSIKHGILKNPQGGTVIIEINFFDKKLLNIKIKDDGVGIDEDVVKKINDDKQGKGIGLKNVHNRLKLIYGKGLEIKKLNQGTEISFQIKCE